The Streptomyces sp. NBC_00224 genome contains the following window.
TCAGCCCATTAATCATTTGGGTAGATCAAGCGCCGAATTCTTCCATTTCAGCTAAACCGCCCGGGTGAGCCGTAATCGGAGCAGATTCCTGCGTAATATTCCACGCGCAGAATCGAATTCTGCACGGCAGGGAATCGCCAAGATCATCCTCTCAAAGGAGTTGGCCCCTCGATGACGCTGAATATCTCTGACGCGCCTGCACGGCGCACACTGTCGGTGTGGATCGCGGCGGTTACGGCCGTGGTGATGGCCGCTGCCGTCCTCGCCATGACGCCGACACGAGCAAACGCTGTCGCCAGCCCTGTGCCTCTGGGCACGGCAGCTGATTTCGGAGTGCTGGCCGGCGCCACGGTCACCAACACCGGTTCCACGGTGGTCAACGGTCTCAACGTCGGCGTGAGCCCCGGGACGGCCATCAGCGGGTTCCAGACGTCCGACGGAGGGCCCGGCATCGTGACCCCGCCCGGGGTTCTGCACCGTGCCGATGCCGTCGCGGGCCAAGCCAAGATCGACCTGAATACGGCGTACAACCAGGCCGCCGGACAGACTCTGAGGGACGCGACCTACAACGACGCTCCCCACGAGTTCGGTGGCCAGACGCTGACACCGGGCCTCTACAAGGCGAACAGCTCCGCCGGGATCACCGGCACGCTCACCCTGGACGCCCAGGGCACCCCCAGTGCCGTCTGGGTGTTCCAGATCGGTTCGACGCTGAAGACGGCATCCGCCAGCTCGGTGAGCTTCATCAATGGCGCCTCGCCGTGCAATGTGTACTGGCAGGTCGGCAGCTCGGCCACGCTCGGTACCAACTCCACGTTCGTGGGCACCATCCTGGCCGACACCTCGATCACCGCCACCACGGGGGCGATCATCAACGGCCGGCTGCTGGCCGATGCGGGCCTGCGCGGTGACGGCGCCGTGACGCTGGACAGCAACAGGATCTTCCAGGGGCCGTGCGGGACCGGGGCCACTGGTGGGACCACGGGTGGTCTGGTCACCGGCGGTGTTGTCGCCGGTGCCACGTCCGGTGGCCCCACGTCCGGTGGCTCCACGGGCGCCTCCACGGGCGCCTCCACGGTCGGGGTCATCGCCGGCGTGCCGACGGGCGGCGGAACCGGTGGCGTCCTGGGCGGTCTCCTCGGCGGCGTCCTGACGACAGGCGGCAGCACGGGCGGAGCGCTCGGCGGCCTCGTCGCGGGTGCTACGACGAGCGGGACCACGGGTGCCACCTCGGGCGGCGTGCACGGCGGCGCGACCGGCGGGACCGGGCACCACCATGGCGAGAAGCCGGGCAAGCACGGAGGCCACTACGGAAAGCCGGAGAAGCCGGGTGGCCACTACGGAAAGCCCGAGAGGCCGGGTCACTACGATCACGGTGGGAAGCCCGAAAAGCACGGCGGTTACGGCGGGTACGGCAACAAGCCCGAAAAGGACAACGGCTACGGCAGCGTTCGTCACTGAGTCGTACACGCGTCCTTGAGGGGACGGGCGGCGCGTGGCGGATCGTTGCCGATTCCGTCGCGCGCCGCCGCCGAAAGCCCAGGAGAAGCAGTGAGAGAAGCCGGGATCGAAAGGCCGGGTGGGGGCGTGCTGAATGGCACCTCATCGACGGCTGCGGACGAATCTTCGGGCGAATTCCCGCAAGAATCCGTGCCACAACCCGCGGAAAGACCCACGGAACAAACGGGGCCTCCGCCGGTCTTCCTGCAAGCGGTAACGAGTGCTGCCGTTTTCCTCTGCCTGGCGACGGCCCTGGTCCATGTGCTCCTGGTTTTTCTGCATGTGGCGCCCCCGAACCCGCTCTCCCAGCGGTACAGCCGGCAGGTCAACGCATGGGTCTTCCCGCTGTTCGAGCAGAACTGGCGACTTTTCGCCCCGGATCCGGAGTCCGTGAACCGGCGGATTTCGGCGAGGACCCTGCACACCGCCCCGGACGGAACCGTGCGGGTAAGCGGCTGGTTCGATCTGACCGCCGTGGACGATGCCGCGGTGGAGCACAACCCCTTCCCGAGTCATACGGCGCAGAACATGCTGCGGCGGGCCTGGAGTTCCTACCTCGAAAACCACGTTGTCGACGACCAGCCGCGCTCGCCGCGGGCGCTGATGACTCAGCGGTACCTGACCGACATCGCGTCGGACCGCGTCGCGGCCCACCGTGGCGGGAGCTTCGAGGTCATTCAGCTACGGGTGGTCACCGTACCCATCGCCGCACCCGCCCCGGCGGGCGGTGCGGGCGCGGCCGAGGTCGCACCGCGGACGGCCGATACGCGGTATCTGCCCTGGTGGAAGGTGGAGGTGGACTCCCATGGAAACTGAGCAGCTGCCCGCATCGCACCCCCGTACCGCCGAGGGGCCGGGGGCGGGCGCGCCGCACCGCGCAACCGACCGTGTCCGTGCGGCCCTCGACGTCCTGACCGAGCGGCCGGTCTCCCTGTACGCCGCGGCGGTCCTGCGCATCGGATACGGGTCCGTCTACCTTGTCTTCCTGCTGCGCGAGTTTTCGCACCGCGACGAGATCTGGGGTCCGGGATCACCGTGGACACCGGAGCTGGCGAGGCAGCTGTTCGACCAGACCGGATGGGTCAGCTTCCTCACCCTGTCCGACAACCGTACCTACTTCGAAGCCTGTTACGCACTGGCCGTCGGTGCATCGGCACTGTTCGCCCTCGGCTGGCGGACCAGGGCGGTGTCCGTGCTGTTCGCGGTCGTGGTCGCGTCGTTCCACAGCAGGGCGATCTTCATGACCGACGGAGGAGACAACCTCATCCTCCTCATGGCCCTCTACCTCGTCCTCACCGCATGCGGCCGCCGCTGGTCCCTGGACGCACGCAGAACCCGGCTCCGGGCATGCGCGGGTGCTACGGCGCGCCCGTCGGTGGACCCGACGGCGGGTGGGCCACGGCAGCACCTCCGCGCTTCCCGGCGGACCCTGACCGCCGTGCTGCACAACTGCGGGATGTTCGTCATCGCGGTCCAGGTCTGCTTCCTCTACGGGTCCGCGGGCCTGTACAAGGTGCAGGGCGGATCCTGGGGCAACGGGACCGCGCTCCACTACGTCCTGAACCTCGACCTGTTCCGGCCCTGGCCCGGACTCTCCCTCATGGCGGACGAGCACGACGTACTGATCGCCATCGCCTGCTACCTGACGGTGCTGCTGCAGGTCGCCTTCCCGTTCGTCCTGTTCGGGCGGCTCAAGTACCCGGTCCTGACCATGCTGTTGGGCATGCACCTGGGCATCGCGGTACTCATGGGGCTGCCCCTCTTCTCCGGCGCGATGATCATCGCCGACGCCGTGTTCCTGCCGGACCGCTTCTACCGGGCTCTGGGGCGGCTGTGGCGACGTACCGTTCGGGGCGCGGGTCCCGGAAGAACGGCGGACGCGCCCCGGACACCCCATGCACTGGTACCCGCGCAGAGCGAACCGGCCGGCTGAGGCCGTGCCCCGTACGAAGGGAGAGAACGACCTCTCAGGGGCGGCTCAGCGCGTCGATGTACGTCTTGGAGACATCGGCGATGAGGTCGCGGGTGCTGTCGGGGCTGAGGGCCTGGGCCTGGAGGTGGTCGTACAGCATGCTGAAGTGCTGCATGTCGGATCGTTTCTCCAGGTACAGGTCGCTGGTGAACCGCTCCAGGTACACCACTCCCGCGTCGGGGCTGTCGGCGAACTGCAGGAGGGAGAACTGTCCTGACAGGCCGGGGTGGGCGCCCACCGCGTGGGAAAGTACCTGCACGGTGATGTGCGGCTCGGCGCCGAGTGCGTTGAGGTGCTCCAGTTGTTCGCGCATGATGTCGGGACCGCCGACGACGCGGCGCAGTACCGATTCGTCCAGGACGACCCACAGACGCAACGGGCGGGCCGGGTCGTAGATCCGGTGCTGACGGCGCAACCGCACCTTGAGGCGCGTGGCGGCCTGTTCGGCAGTGATCGGGGGGATCGTTTCCTCGATGACCGCGTGGGCGTAGGCGGGAGTCTGCAGCAGCCCGGGGATCACCATGGGCTCGAAGCTATGGAGGCAGGCGGCGTCCGTCTCCAGGGCGATGTAGACGCTCTGGGGGATGTCGCCGTACGCGTGCCACCAGCCTTGCTGTCCGGATTCCTTGGCCATCTCCATCAGAGCGTCGATGACCTGCTGGTCCGTCACTCCGTAGAGCGCGCACAGGTCGCGCACGTCGCGGGGGCTGATGGTGCGGTTGCCGTTCTCCAGGTGACTGATCTTCGGCTGGGAGACCATGAGTCGCTCGGCCACTTCTGTGCTCTTCAGCCCACTGCCCTGGCGGAGCCGACGGAGCTCGGCTCCCAGACGGCGTCTCCTGACGGTGGGGTTGGTGTTCGCCGCCACGAGCGGTGTACCTCCGGCCTCAAGTCATCTTGTTCGCCCGCAGATTGCCATGTGACAAGGTCTGTTGACCGTATGCCGTGCCGTCGTGTCGCGGAGCAGTCGAAACGGAATCTGCCCTTGTAATGTGCCTCACGGCAGGAACCGCCGGAGCCGGCCGCACCACACCTGCCACGATCGCCGCCGAGGCCGGCTCGGTATCCCTGGGCGTTCGCCTTCGGCTTGCCGTGCTTTCGCCGTGCGCGCCACCTGGTGGCGGACAGGTGGAGGTAGCCGATGAGTGCGGCGAGCCACAGCACAAGCCGCCGGCGGGAGTGGATTTCCGCAGGAGGGAGAGTGCGGGGCGTCGGCCCGTGCGGCGGGGCCTCCAGCCGTTACAGGGCCGCAAGCCCTGTTCTCCGCGAGGTGCAGGCTAAACAGAACGGGGGCGCGTCGCCCGGAAGTTCCAGGCGGCATGGCCCAACGCCGTGCCTGCCAGGCAACTCCGCATGACCGGACCTGTCAACGCGAACGGAATGCCGGTGCGTTCGCGTACGGGCGCGGAGACGGTCGAGCGGAGTCCAGGGTGAACACTTGACGAGGAAGCATGATCAATCCGTTCCCACGCATCGGGACGCTCTGCACGATCGAAGGACATTCCTCTGGATCGCGGTGCCTGATCGCAGTTTGGCGGGGAACACGACAGCCAGCGGTGCTGCCACCGGGAACACCTGTGGGTCGCCGTTCATCGGCAGGAGAAGTCAGATGCTGGCATTCGTGGCGGCCGTGCTCTTCGTTATCGCCTTCGTCATTCATGCAACCGAGACGTCGACCGAGGTGGTCTTCAGCGCGACGAGTCTCATGCTCGTCGGGCTTGCCTTCCTCGCCGTGCACTCGGCCGGCGTGGGGTCCGGGTGG
Protein-coding sequences here:
- a CDS encoding ice-binding family protein, coding for MTLNISDAPARRTLSVWIAAVTAVVMAAAVLAMTPTRANAVASPVPLGTAADFGVLAGATVTNTGSTVVNGLNVGVSPGTAISGFQTSDGGPGIVTPPGVLHRADAVAGQAKIDLNTAYNQAAGQTLRDATYNDAPHEFGGQTLTPGLYKANSSAGITGTLTLDAQGTPSAVWVFQIGSTLKTASASSVSFINGASPCNVYWQVGSSATLGTNSTFVGTILADTSITATTGAIINGRLLADAGLRGDGAVTLDSNRIFQGPCGTGATGGTTGGLVTGGVVAGATSGGPTSGGSTGASTGASTVGVIAGVPTGGGTGGVLGGLLGGVLTTGGSTGGALGGLVAGATTSGTTGATSGGVHGGATGGTGHHHGEKPGKHGGHYGKPEKPGGHYGKPERPGHYDHGGKPEKHGGYGGYGNKPEKDNGYGSVRH
- a CDS encoding DUF5819 family protein; its protein translation is MLNGTSSTAADESSGEFPQESVPQPAERPTEQTGPPPVFLQAVTSAAVFLCLATALVHVLLVFLHVAPPNPLSQRYSRQVNAWVFPLFEQNWRLFAPDPESVNRRISARTLHTAPDGTVRVSGWFDLTAVDDAAVEHNPFPSHTAQNMLRRAWSSYLENHVVDDQPRSPRALMTQRYLTDIASDRVAAHRGGSFEVIQLRVVTVPIAAPAPAGGAGAAEVAPRTADTRYLPWWKVEVDSHGN
- a CDS encoding HTTM domain-containing protein, whose translation is METEQLPASHPRTAEGPGAGAPHRATDRVRAALDVLTERPVSLYAAAVLRIGYGSVYLVFLLREFSHRDEIWGPGSPWTPELARQLFDQTGWVSFLTLSDNRTYFEACYALAVGASALFALGWRTRAVSVLFAVVVASFHSRAIFMTDGGDNLILLMALYLVLTACGRRWSLDARRTRLRACAGATARPSVDPTAGGPRQHLRASRRTLTAVLHNCGMFVIAVQVCFLYGSAGLYKVQGGSWGNGTALHYVLNLDLFRPWPGLSLMADEHDVLIAIACYLTVLLQVAFPFVLFGRLKYPVLTMLLGMHLGIAVLMGLPLFSGAMIIADAVFLPDRFYRALGRLWRRTVRGAGPGRTADAPRTPHALVPAQSEPAG
- a CDS encoding helix-turn-helix domain-containing protein; the protein is MAANTNPTVRRRRLGAELRRLRQGSGLKSTEVAERLMVSQPKISHLENGNRTISPRDVRDLCALYGVTDQQVIDALMEMAKESGQQGWWHAYGDIPQSVYIALETDAACLHSFEPMVIPGLLQTPAYAHAVIEETIPPITAEQAATRLKVRLRRQHRIYDPARPLRLWVVLDESVLRRVVGGPDIMREQLEHLNALGAEPHITVQVLSHAVGAHPGLSGQFSLLQFADSPDAGVVYLERFTSDLYLEKRSDMQHFSMLYDHLQAQALSPDSTRDLIADVSKTYIDALSRP